Proteins from one Desulfonema limicola genomic window:
- a CDS encoding Hsp20/alpha crystallin family protein yields MISRFTLIIELPAEVDEEKIDASYKKGVLKVVLNKTKESRVKSIKVNAG; encoded by the coding sequence ATGATATCGAGGTTTACCTTGATCATAGAACTGCCTGCTGAAGTTGATGAGGAAAAGATTGATGCTTCATATAAAAAAGGCGTGCTGAAAGTTGTTTTAAACAAAACAAAGGAAAGCAGGGTTAAATCTATTAAAGTAAATGCAGGTTAA
- a CDS encoding methyltransferase domain-containing protein — MKTTKFNLKLFILVILSTAALTIAGIYIAEIDTDITKYLPHNDPVISDAGYIFKNHPMQDQLIINISHEQKNQNSGPDILVQCAEELEKELLKSGLFKKAGMEDFQALIPELIDYIINNLPVLFSEKEINQNILPLLDKDKIQERVKHLYQSLTGLDGIGQASYIEKDPLGLKDMVLARLADMAPSQQISIYKGRILSSDLNHALIIAVPAKPGTDTAFAKNLNDLLNALSMKLGSKYKTILTPVGAYRAALDNETIVRKDVQTAILFATLGIAVLLLLAFPRPLIGLLAFLPALAGTAAAFFVFALTHKTISIMALGFGGAIISITIDHGIAYLLFLDQPHETKGKQASKEIWALGLIAALTTMGAFGALYFSDFPMFEQLGQFTALGIGFSFLFVHFIFPKIFPAMPPAQKKDLPLRKIIIKLSSAGKKGAFAALVFASVMLFFAKPEFNVNLSSMNTVTDQTSKAEKLVSDVWGSDIFSRIYIMTQEKNLADLQDKWDSLLKAWEKDMEADFINSGFIPSMIFPGRQRAMENFAAWEKFWSFERIERLKQDMADADYGFSPDAFAPFYNIISRQADLGKLAVSEKFFPLAGISRKSGETDFIHFSSLTPGKNHNPKDFYNKYKEYGKIFDPVHFSKKLGNLLFSTFMKMLFIISAGIILLLFIFFFDLKLTTVSILPVIFAMISTLGTLKLAGHPLDIPALMLSIIVLGMGIDYSLFMVRAYQRYPDESAPEFEIIKTAVFMASISTIIGFGVLIFAEHSMLKSAGLTSLLAIGYSLAGAFLILPPILNKIFEQKQETENKSQDIHTRVCLRYKNMEAYPRMFARFKLKLDPMFAELSEVLKNSKPFKTIIDIGCGYGVPACWLLEKYPGSNVYGIDPDDERIRIADRAINKRGYAVCAKAPDLPDLPEKADAVFLLDIIHFLNNKELSLTLERIRQKMNVRGTLIIRSLIPRADKKYSKTWKLEEFKMKTAKITPHYRTAEQIEQMIIQAGFKIELIESSGTSQELMWFKMQGQAQGPASTDGYYAISV; from the coding sequence ATGAAAACAACAAAATTTAATCTCAAACTGTTTATACTTGTAATACTTTCTACGGCAGCACTCACAATTGCAGGCATATATATTGCTGAAATTGATACAGATATAACAAAATATCTGCCCCATAATGATCCGGTTATCTCAGATGCAGGATATATATTTAAAAACCATCCAATGCAGGATCAGCTTATAATAAACATAAGCCATGAGCAGAAAAACCAGAACAGCGGCCCTGACATTCTTGTACAATGTGCAGAAGAACTGGAAAAGGAGCTTTTAAAATCCGGGCTTTTTAAAAAAGCCGGGATGGAGGATTTTCAGGCACTTATACCTGAACTTATTGATTATATTATAAATAACCTGCCAGTATTATTCAGTGAAAAGGAGATTAATCAAAATATCCTGCCCTTGCTGGATAAAGATAAAATCCAGGAAAGGGTAAAACATCTTTATCAGTCATTAACAGGTCTGGACGGGATAGGACAGGCATCTTACATTGAAAAAGATCCTCTGGGATTAAAAGATATGGTTCTGGCGCGGCTGGCTGATATGGCTCCTTCACAGCAGATAAGCATATACAAAGGCAGGATTTTGTCATCAGATTTAAATCATGCGCTCATAATTGCGGTTCCTGCAAAACCAGGAACTGACACGGCATTTGCAAAAAATCTTAATGACCTGCTCAATGCCCTGTCCATGAAACTCGGCAGTAAATACAAAACAATACTTACGCCTGTGGGGGCATATCGTGCAGCACTTGATAATGAAACCATAGTCAGAAAAGACGTGCAGACTGCAATATTATTTGCAACCCTGGGCATTGCAGTCCTTCTTTTGCTTGCATTTCCAAGACCCCTTATAGGGCTTCTTGCATTTCTCCCGGCCCTTGCAGGAACGGCAGCAGCATTTTTCGTATTTGCCCTGACCCATAAAACAATATCCATAATGGCACTGGGATTTGGCGGAGCCATAATATCCATAACCATAGATCACGGCATAGCTTATCTTCTTTTCCTTGACCAGCCCCATGAAACAAAGGGAAAGCAGGCATCAAAAGAAATATGGGCATTGGGACTTATAGCAGCACTTACAACTATGGGAGCATTTGGCGCTCTTTATTTCAGTGATTTCCCAATGTTCGAGCAGCTTGGGCAGTTTACTGCCCTGGGTATTGGATTTTCATTTTTATTTGTTCATTTTATATTCCCGAAAATCTTCCCTGCCATGCCGCCGGCACAAAAAAAAGATCTGCCCCTGCGTAAAATAATAATAAAATTGTCATCAGCAGGAAAAAAAGGAGCTTTTGCAGCACTGGTATTTGCATCAGTCATGCTTTTTTTTGCAAAACCTGAATTTAATGTAAATTTATCCAGCATGAATACGGTTACAGATCAGACCTCAAAAGCGGAAAAACTGGTTTCTGATGTATGGGGCAGTGATATTTTTTCCAGGATATATATTATGACACAGGAAAAAAACCTGGCAGACCTTCAGGATAAATGGGACAGTCTTTTAAAAGCATGGGAAAAAGACATGGAAGCAGATTTCATAAATTCAGGTTTTATACCGTCCATGATCTTTCCAGGCAGACAAAGAGCAATGGAAAATTTTGCAGCATGGGAAAAATTCTGGAGTTTTGAAAGAATAGAACGCTTAAAACAGGATATGGCAGATGCAGACTATGGGTTTTCTCCTGATGCTTTTGCACCTTTTTACAATATAATATCAAGGCAGGCAGATTTGGGAAAGCTTGCTGTTTCTGAAAAATTCTTTCCCCTTGCAGGCATAAGCAGAAAAAGCGGGGAAACGGATTTTATACATTTTTCCAGCCTTACTCCTGGAAAAAATCATAATCCCAAGGATTTTTACAATAAATACAAAGAATACGGTAAAATATTTGATCCTGTTCATTTTTCAAAAAAGCTTGGAAACCTGCTGTTTTCAACATTTATGAAAATGCTTTTTATTATCAGTGCAGGCATTATCCTGCTTTTATTCATATTTTTCTTTGATTTAAAACTTACAACAGTCTCAATCCTGCCTGTAATCTTTGCCATGATTTCAACACTTGGAACCCTGAAACTTGCGGGTCATCCACTTGATATACCGGCACTTATGCTTTCAATAATAGTTCTCGGCATGGGCATTGACTATTCTCTTTTCATGGTCAGGGCATATCAGAGATACCCTGATGAATCTGCTCCTGAATTTGAGATTATAAAAACTGCTGTATTTATGGCCTCAATATCTACAATAATAGGTTTTGGAGTTCTGATCTTTGCAGAGCATTCCATGTTAAAAAGTGCAGGACTTACATCCCTGCTGGCAATAGGTTATTCCCTGGCCGGGGCATTTTTAATCCTGCCTCCCATATTAAACAAAATATTTGAGCAAAAACAGGAAACAGAAAACAAATCACAGGATATTCACACAAGGGTATGCCTTAGATATAAAAACATGGAAGCCTATCCAAGAATGTTTGCCAGATTCAAACTCAAACTTGATCCTATGTTTGCTGAACTATCAGAAGTTCTTAAAAACTCAAAACCCTTTAAAACCATAATAGATATAGGCTGCGGCTATGGGGTGCCTGCGTGCTGGCTTTTGGAAAAATACCCGGGTTCAAATGTATATGGAATAGACCCTGATGATGAAAGAATCAGGATAGCAGACAGGGCAATAAATAAAAGAGGATATGCAGTATGTGCAAAAGCACCTGATCTTCCTGATTTACCTGAAAAAGCAGATGCAGTATTCCTGCTTGACATAATACATTTTTTAAATAACAAGGAGTTAAGCCTGACCCTTGAAAGAATAAGACAAAAAATGAATGTCCGGGGAACTCTTATAATAAGATCATTAATACCCAGAGCTGATAAAAAATATTCCAAAACCTGGAAACTTGAGGAATTTAAAATGAAAACAGCAAAAATAACACCCCATTACCGGACAGCAGAACAGATAGAGCAGATGATAATCCAGGCAGGATTTAAAATAGAGCTTATAGAATCATCAGGCACAAGCCAGGAATTAATGTGGTTCAAGATGCAGGGGCAGGCACAGGGGCCTGCCTCTACGGATGGATATTATGCAATTTCTGTTTAG
- a CDS encoding AAA family ATPase has translation MSEKPKLLPIGISDFKMLREQNRYYVDKTLFIRDIIEASAQVLLLPRPRRFGKTLNLSMLRYFFEKTGQDLSSLFDNTNILKNEVFVKHQGQYPVICITFKDIKEPSWEICYNKIKQLIGDAFKHHVQMFEQKLPNKKDINFVHRIMENKANQDEYENALKYLSEFLHFCCEKPAIILIDEYDTPLHSGYSKCYYEDIISFMRNFFSGGLKDNTHLYKGVLTGILRVAKESVFSGLNNLDVYTILDERFNSYFGFTQKETAGLLNYFNMSHRMAEAESWYNGYLFGSEVIYNPWSILNFANRNNEKPAPYWINTADTSLIDKLATFGGKEIREEIGILLEGRSIIKPVHDAIVMRDLEKHPDILWSFLLFSGYLKTVRHLEDEMYELQIPNYEVKFIYRNLIRSWFAGKIEQNRVEDMLSALENKNVKFFEQMLKKIVMQVMSYHDLGNSPEKVYHALVLGILVWMSYKYEIRSNRESGHGRYDIMMKPKDKDKTGIIIEFKKVDKEKNENYEKAMEAALKQIEDKNYASELQAAGIRDILKLAVVFQGKELWVAEGKNE, from the coding sequence ATGAGTGAAAAGCCAAAACTTCTTCCCATAGGCATATCTGATTTTAAAATGCTGAGGGAACAAAACCGTTATTATGTGGATAAAACCTTGTTTATCAGGGATATTATTGAGGCATCAGCCCAGGTACTTCTGCTCCCCCGCCCCCGGCGCTTTGGCAAAACTTTAAATCTGAGTATGCTGCGGTATTTTTTTGAAAAAACAGGGCAAGACCTAAGTTCCCTTTTTGACAATACAAATATCCTTAAAAATGAAGTGTTTGTTAAACACCAGGGCCAGTATCCGGTAATCTGCATAACATTTAAAGACATAAAAGAACCGTCATGGGAAATTTGCTATAATAAAATCAAGCAGTTAATTGGAGATGCTTTTAAACATCATGTCCAAATGTTTGAACAAAAACTGCCCAATAAAAAAGATATCAATTTTGTTCACAGGATAATGGAAAACAAGGCAAACCAGGATGAATATGAGAACGCTTTAAAATACCTGAGCGAGTTCCTGCACTTCTGCTGTGAAAAACCGGCGATCATTCTTATTGACGAATACGACACCCCTCTTCATTCTGGATATTCAAAATGCTATTATGAAGACATTATAAGCTTTATGCGCAATTTTTTCAGCGGAGGGCTTAAAGACAATACCCATCTTTATAAAGGAGTTTTAACCGGCATTCTCAGGGTTGCAAAAGAATCTGTTTTTTCAGGTCTTAACAACCTGGATGTATATACAATCCTGGATGAAAGATTTAATAGTTACTTTGGATTTACACAAAAAGAAACAGCAGGACTTTTGAATTATTTTAATATGTCCCATCGTATGGCCGAGGCTGAGTCATGGTATAACGGCTATCTTTTCGGGAGCGAGGTAATATACAACCCCTGGTCAATTCTAAATTTTGCAAACAGGAACAATGAAAAGCCTGCTCCCTACTGGATTAATACTGCAGATACCAGCTTGATAGATAAACTGGCAACCTTTGGAGGAAAAGAAATCAGGGAAGAAATTGGAATACTTCTTGAAGGCCGGAGCATTATAAAGCCGGTTCATGATGCTATTGTCATGCGTGATCTGGAAAAACACCCGGATATTTTGTGGAGTTTTCTGCTGTTTTCCGGTTATCTGAAAACTGTCAGACATTTGGAAGACGAGATGTATGAACTTCAAATTCCCAATTATGAGGTAAAATTTATTTACCGTAATCTCATTCGCTCCTGGTTTGCTGGAAAAATTGAACAAAACAGGGTAGAAGACATGCTGTCAGCCCTGGAAAACAAGAATGTGAAATTTTTTGAGCAGATGCTGAAAAAAATAGTCATGCAGGTCATGAGTTATCATGACTTGGGAAATTCACCTGAAAAGGTTTATCATGCTCTTGTTTTAGGAATCCTTGTCTGGATGTCGTATAAATATGAAATCCGTTCCAACCGGGAATCAGGACACGGGCGCTATGATATTATGATGAAGCCAAAGGATAAAGATAAAACAGGTATTATCATAGAATTTAAAAAAGTGGATAAAGAAAAAAATGAAAACTATGAAAAAGCTATGGAAGCGGCTTTAAAACAGATAGAAGATAAAAACTATGCCTCAGAACTGCAGGCTGCTGGAATCAGGGACATTTTAAAACTGGCTGTTGTTTTTCAAGGTAAAGAACTTTGGGTAGCGGAGGGAAAAAATGAGTGA
- a CDS encoding Hsp20/alpha crystallin family protein gives MITRNMFDFPGLSWRSPFGEIERMRRDMEKISNSMFGTRGLRRVHSGVFPPVNLTEDKDQYYIRAELPGMETGEVDIQIAGNSLAISGERKIPVEEGVKYHRREREAGSFSRIINLPNAVDTEKIEAKLANGILTVSIPKAEIAKPRQITIK, from the coding sequence ATGATAACAAGAAATATGTTTGATTTTCCCGGATTAAGCTGGAGAAGCCCTTTTGGTGAAATAGAGCGCATGAGAAGAGATATGGAAAAAATAAGCAATTCCATGTTTGGAACAAGAGGATTAAGAAGAGTTCATTCAGGAGTTTTTCCACCTGTTAATCTGACAGAAGATAAGGATCAATATTATATCCGTGCAGAGCTTCCAGGTATGGAAACAGGGGAAGTTGATATACAGATAGCGGGAAACAGTCTTGCTATTTCCGGGGAGCGTAAGATCCCTGTGGAAGAAGGTGTAAAATATCACAGAAGAGAACGCGAGGCTGGCAGTTTTTCAAGAATCATTAATCTGCCCAATGCTGTTGATACTGAGAAAATAGAAGCTAAACTGGCAAACGGAATACTGACTGTGAGCATTCCAAAAGCAGAGATTGCAAAACCACGGCAGATTACAATAAAATAA
- a CDS encoding Hsp20/alpha crystallin family protein translates to MADTKDLQVREKQEAAAPGEYTRPGLVFTPRTDIFENEKEIVLLADMPGVKPEDLNIDLRENVLTLSGDVSPFEGAKEQNILMEYDVGKYQRQFTLSEIIDQPGIEARLNNGVLRLTLPKIAKAQPRKITVNS, encoded by the coding sequence ATGGCTGATACAAAAGATCTTCAGGTAAGAGAAAAACAGGAAGCTGCTGCTCCTGGTGAATATACCAGACCAGGACTTGTTTTTACTCCAAGAACCGATATATTTGAAAACGAGAAAGAAATCGTACTTCTGGCAGATATGCCTGGTGTAAAACCAGAAGACTTAAACATTGATCTTCGTGAAAATGTTCTGACATTAAGCGGTGATGTTTCACCTTTTGAAGGAGCAAAAGAGCAGAATATCCTTATGGAATATGATGTTGGCAAATATCAAAGGCAGTTTACCCTTTCAGAAATCATAGATCAGCCTGGAATTGAAGCCAGACTCAACAACGGGGTTTTAAGGCTTACCCTGCCCAAGATTGCAAAGGCCCAGCCCCGCAAGATTACGGTGAACTCCTAA
- a CDS encoding AAA family ATPase, translating to MSEKPKLLPIGISDFKMLREQNRYYVDKTLFIKDIIEASAQVLLLPRPRRFGKTLNLSMLRYFFEHGQENQDFLFQNLAIASHDVFKKHSEQYPVIYLTFKDLKALKWEDCREGIYQVIAWETMRHLENMKNPSLSPPVKEQLEAIINLKATPSAYEMSLRLLSEVLCRHYNQKVVILIDEYDTPLHAGYSKGYYEDIISFMRNFLSGGLKDNTHLFKGVLTGILRVAKESVFSGLNNLDVYTILDENFNNAFGFTQKETAGLLNYFNMSHRMAEAESWYNGYLFGSEVIYNPWSILNFANRNNEKPAPYWINTADTSLIDKLATFGGKEIREEIGILLEGRSIIKPVHDAIVMRDLEKHPDILWSFLLFSGYLKTVRHLEDEMYELQIPNYEVKLIYRNLIRSWFAGKIEQNRVEDMLSALENKNVNFFEQMLKKIVMQVMSYHDLGNSPEKVYHALVLGILVWMSYKYEIRSNRESGHGRYDIMMKPKDKDKTGIIIEFKKVDKEKNESHEKAMEAALKQIEEKNYASELQAAGIRDILKLAVVFQGKELWVRKG from the coding sequence ATGAGTGAAAAGCCAAAACTTCTTCCCATAGGCATATCTGATTTTAAAATGCTGAGAGAACAAAACCGTTATTATGTGGATAAAACCTTGTTTATCAAAGATATTATTGAGGCATCAGCCCAGGTGCTTCTGCTCCCCCGTCCCCGGCGTTTTGGCAAAACCTTAAATCTTAGTATGCTGCGGTATTTTTTTGAACACGGACAAGAAAACCAGGATTTTCTTTTTCAAAATCTTGCCATTGCCAGTCATGATGTTTTTAAAAAGCATTCGGAACAATACCCTGTTATTTATCTCACATTCAAGGATTTAAAAGCACTGAAATGGGAAGACTGCAGGGAAGGCATTTACCAGGTAATTGCATGGGAAACCATGCGCCACCTGGAAAATATGAAAAATCCCAGCCTGTCTCCTCCTGTTAAAGAACAGCTTGAAGCCATTATCAATCTAAAAGCAACACCTTCTGCATATGAAATGAGCCTGCGCTTGTTAAGTGAAGTTCTATGCAGGCACTATAATCAAAAAGTTGTTATCCTGATTGACGAATACGACACCCCGCTTCATGCTGGATATTCCAAAGGATATTATGAAGACATTATCAGCTTTATGCGCAATTTTCTCAGCGGAGGGCTTAAAGACAATACCCATCTGTTTAAAGGAGTTTTAACCGGCATTCTCAGGGTTGCAAAAGAATCTGTTTTTTCAGGTCTGAATAACCTGGATGTATATACAATTTTGGATGAAAACTTTAATAATGCCTTTGGATTTACACAAAAAGAAACAGCAGGACTTTTGAATTATTTCAATATGTCCCATCGCATGGCCGAGGCTGAGTCATGGTATAACGGCTATCTTTTTGGGAGCGAGGTAATATATAACCCCTGGTCAATTCTCAATTTTGCAAACAGGAACAATGAAAAGCCTGCTCCATACTGGATTAATACGGCAGATACCAGCTTGATAGATAAGCTGGCAACCTTTGGGGGAAAGGAGATCAGGGAAGAAATTGGAATACTTCTTGAAGGCCGGAGCATTATAAAGCCGGTTCATGATGCTATTGTCATGCGTGATCTGGAAAAACACCCGGATATTTTGTGGAGTTTTCTGCTGTTTTCCGGTTATCTGAAAACTGTCAGACATTTGGAAGACGAGATGTATGAACTTCAAATTCCCAATTATGAGGTCAAATTGATTTACCGTAATCTCATCCGCTCATGGTTTGCTGGAAAAATTGAACAAAACAGGGTAGAAGACATGCTGTCAGCCCTGGAAAACAAGAATGTCAACTTTTTTGAGCAAATGCTGAAAAAAATAGTCATGCAGGTCATGAGTTATCATGATTTAGGCAATTCACCTGAAAAGGTTTATCATGCTCTTGTTTTAGGAATCCTGGTCTGGATGTCGTATAAATATGAAATCCGCTCCAACCGGGAGTCAGGACACGGGCGCTATGATATTATGATGAAGCCAAAGGATAAAGATAAAACAGGTATTATCATAGAATTTAAAAAAGTGGATAAAGAAAAAAATGAAAGCCATGAAAAAGCTATGGAAGCGGCTTTAAAACAGATAGAAGAGAAAAACTATGCCTCAGAACTGCAGGCTGCCGGAATCAGGGATATTTTAAAACTGGCAGTTGTTTTTCAGGGAAAAGAACTTTGGGTCAGGAAGGGATGA